From Rhodamnia argentea isolate NSW1041297 chromosome 10, ASM2092103v1, whole genome shotgun sequence, a single genomic window includes:
- the LOC115750537 gene encoding KH domain-containing protein At2g38610-like: MSGLYNPNYSPARAASPQIRSTPDVDSQYLAELLAEHQKLGPFIPVLPICSRLLNQEILRVSGMMSNQGYSDYDRLRYRSPSPMASSNMSVGGTGLSGWNSITQERLSGHPGMTMDWQGTPASPSSYTVKRILRLEIPVDLYPNFNFVGRLLGPRGNSLKRVEVTTGCRVYIRGKGSIKDPDKEEKLRGRPGYEHLNDPLHILIEADLPANIVDLRLRQAQEIIEELLKPVDESQDYIKRQQLRELAMLNSNFREDSPGPSGSVSPFNSSGMKRAKTGR, encoded by the exons ATGTCAGGGTTATACAATCCCAACTACTCACCTGCGAGAGCTGCTTCTCCACAGATTAGGAGCACCCCAGATGTTGACAG TCAGTACCTGGCAGAGCTGCTGGCAGAGCATCAAAAGCTTGGACCTTTCATACCAGTCCTTCCCATATGTAGCCGACTACTAAATCAAg AGATACTGCGGGTATCTGGAATGATGTCAAACCAAGGTTACAGTGACTATGACAGACTACGGTATAGAAGCCCTAGTCCCATGGCATCTTCAAACATGAGTGTTGGAGGGACAGGATTAAGTGGCTGGAACAGTATTACTCAGGAG AGATTGAGTGGACACCCTGGAATGACGATGGATTGGCAAGGAACACCTGCAAGCCCTAGTTCGTACACTGTAAAGAGGATTTTGCGCCTGGAGATTCCAGTGGATCTTTATCCAAAT TTTAATTTTGTCGGGCGGCTTCTTGGCCCTAGAGGCAATTCGCTTAAGCGGGTTGAAGTGACAACGGGCTGCCGCGTGTACATCAGAGGGAAGGGTTCTATCAAGGATCCAGACAAG GAAGAGAAGCTAAGGGGAAGACCAGGCTATGAGCACCTTAATGACCCACTCCACATTTTAATTGAAGCTGATCTACCTGCCAATATCGTTGACTTAAGGTTGAGACAGGCTCAGGAAATTATCGAGGAACTGCTTAAACCCGTG GATGAGTCACAGGACTACATTAAGAGGCAGCAATTGCGTGAGTTAGCGATGCTAAACTCGAACTTCAGAGAAGACAGTCCTGGGCCGAGCGGTAGTGTCTCTCCTTTCAATTCCAGTGGCATGAAACGTGCGAAAACGGGACGCTGA
- the LOC115750535 gene encoding probable LRR receptor-like serine/threonine-protein kinase At1g06840 isoform X2: protein MLKLRIPISALVLSCCYFVYLVEAEVTAPSEVNALIAVKSSLIDPMKHLANWKKGDPCTSNWTGVICFDTFGTDGYMHVCKIQLLNMNLSGSLAPAVGQLSQLLILDFMWNELTGSIPKEIGSIASLRLLLLNGNKLSGSLPDELGHLSNLNRLQVDLNQLSGPIPKSFAGLSSMRHLHLNNNTISGHIPAELSSISTLLHLLLDNNNLSGYLPQEFSLLPDLRILQLDNNNFEGTEIPASYGNFSRLVKLDLSHNRLSGPIPSNKLSDNITTIDLSNNLLNGSIPASFSDLPSLQRLSLENNSLTGSVPANIWQNMTFTPSEMLIIDLQENSFSDVVGDLNPPENVSLRLGGNPVCSKRNITNISQFCANEGGDDGTRGNSVNSTNCLTQACPTDNFFEYVPASPVQCFCASPLRIGYRLKSPSFSYFPPYEDSFEVYVTSYLNMELYQLHIDSYAWEVGPRMRMYLKLFPVVNGPTTFNASEVQRIRGIFTSWKFPGDDLFGPYELLNFTLLGPYSTMILPNQKTNISKGILVAIVLSSIACVVAISAMITLFIARKTRYQPSLSRKNLSSKVSMKLEGVKAFTFREMAVATDNFNRSTQVGQGGYGKVYKGNLYDNTVVAIKRAEEGSLQGQKEFLTEIKLLSRLHHRNLVSLVGYCDEEGEQMLVYEFMPNGTLRDWISGKAKDYLNFSMRLRVALGSAKGILYLHTEANPPVFHRDIKASNILLDSKLTAKVADFGLSRLAPVLDDEGTVPHHVSTIVKGTPGYLDPEYFLTHKLTDKSDVYSLGVVFLELLTGMQPISHGKNIVREVNMAHQAGMMFSIIDSRMGSYPSECVERFVALALMCCHDKPEKRPSMLDVVRELESILKMMPDADAILSETTSIYSGTSLPSSSTFMSRDPHISSSVSGSDLISGVVPTVTPR from the exons ATGCTGAAGCTGAGAATTCCCATATCTGCTCTCGTCCTTTCATGCTGCTACTTTGTGTACCTAGTCGAAGCGGAGGTCACCGCTCCGTCAGAAG TCAATGCACTAATTGCCGTGAAGAGCAGTCTAATTGACCCTATGAAACACCTTGCAAATTGGAAGAAGGGGGATCCATGCACATCTAACTGGACGGGAGTTATATGCTTTGATACCTTTGGAACTGATGGTTATATGCATGTGTGCAAGAT CCAACTGCTGAACATGAATCTTTCTGGAAGTTTAGCTCCTGCTGTTGGGCAGTTATCTCAACTTCTAATTTT AGACTTCATGTGGAATGAGTTAACCGGCAGCATACCAAAGGAGATAGGAAGTATTGCGTCCCTGAGACTCTT GCTTTTGAACGGAAACAAGCTATCTGGATCTTTACCTGATGAGCTTGGCCATCTCTCAAACTTGAATAGACTTCAAGTGGACCTGAATCAATTATCAGGTCCAATACCAAAATCATTTGCTGGCTTGAGTAGTATGAGACACCT CCATTTGAATAATAACACGATAAGTGGTCACATTCCAGCTGAGCTTTCCAGCATATCCACGCTTCTTCACTT GCTTTTGGACAATAACAACTTATCTGGATATCTTCCACAAGAGTTCTCACTCTTGCCAGACTTGCGCATACT TCAACTTGACAATAACAACTTCGAGGGCACTGAAATACCAGCTTCTTATGGGAATTTCTCCAGATTAGTAAAATT AGATCTTAGCCATAATCGGCTTAGTGGGCCTATACCATCAAACAAGCTCTCTGATAACATAACAACCAT CGATCTATCAAATAACCTTCTTAATGGATCTATTCCAGCAAGTTTTTCCGATCTTCCCTCTCTACAAAGACT GTCACTGGAGAATAACAGCTTGACAGGTTCTGTCCCTGCAAACATTTGGCAGAATATGACCTTCACTCCAAGCGAGATGCTTATAAT TGATCTTCAAGAGAATTCATTCTCAGATGTGGTAGGAGATCTTAATCCTCCAGAGAATGTCTCTCTAag GCTTGGAGGCAATCCTGTCTGCAGTAAACGGAATATAACGAATATTAGCCAATTTTGTGCGAATGAGGGTGGTGACGATGGGACACGTGGCAACTCAGTGAATTCAACAAATTGTCTTACTCAAGCATGCCCTACAGATAATTTCTTTGAATATGTTCCAGCATCGCCTGTGCAATGCTTCTGCGCATCGCCCCTGAGAATCGGATACCGACTGAAGAGTCCCAGCTTCTCTTATTTCCCTCCTTATGAGGATTCATTTGAAGTGTACGTAACCAGTTATCTTAACATGGAACTATACCAATTGCATATTGATTCGTATGCCTGGGAAGTAGGACCACGGATGAGGATGTATTTGAAGCTTTTCCCAGTTGTTAATGGTCCGACTACATTTAATGCAAGCGAGGTTCAGCGAATAAGAGGCATCTTCACATCGTGGAAATTTCCTGGAGATGACTTATTTGGACCATATGAACTTCTCAACTTTACTCTTCTGGGACCTTATTCAACTA TGATTCTTCCAAATCAGAAGACAAATATCAGTAAAGGAATATTGGTGGCCATAGTATTATCATCTATTGCCTGTGTTGTTGCAATCTCTGCCATGATTACTCTTTTCATTGCAAGGAAGACCAGATATCAGCCTTCGCTGTCAAGGAAGAATCTAT CCTCAAAGGTATCTATGAAGCTTGAAGGTGTGAAAGCCTTCACTTTTAGAGAAATGGCAGTCGCAACTGACAACTTCAATAGATCGACTCAAGTTGGGCAAGGAGGTTATGGAAAAGTTTATAAAGGAAATTTATATGACAACACAGTCGTAGCCATAAAGCGTGCAGAAGAAGGATCGTTACAGGGACAAAAAGAATTTTTGACAGAGATAAAACTGTTGTCAAGGTTACATCATCGGAACCTAGTGTCGTTGGTGGGATATTGTGATGAAGAAGGGGAACAG ATGTTAGTATACGAGTTTATGCCCAACGGTACTCTGCGGGATTGGATTTCTG GGAAAGCTAAGGATTACCTTAACTTCAGTATGAGGCTGCGTGTCGCGTTGGGGTCTGCTAAGGGCATTCTTTACCTCCATACAGAAGCAAACCCTCCGGTATTTCACCGAGACATTAAGGCCAGTAACATTCTCTTGGACTCCAAGCTTACTGCCAAAGTTGCTGACTTTGGACTATCACGGCTCGCCCCTGTCCTAGATGATGAGGGGACCGTGCCCCATCATGTGTCTACAATTGTTAAAGGGACTCCT GGATACCTCGACCCAGAATATTTCCTGACGCACAAGTTGACTGATAAAAGTGATGTCTATAGTCTTGGGGTCGTATTTCTGGAGCTATTGACAGGAATGCAACCGATATCGCATGGAAAGAATATTGTCAGAGAG GTGAACATGGCGCATCAAGCAGGCATGATGTTCTCTATTATAGACAGCAGAATGGGTTCTTACCCTTCGGAATGTGTCGAGAGGTTCGTCGCTCTGGCCCTCATGTGTTGCCACGACAAACCAGAGAAGCGGCCATCCATGTTGGACGTGGTGAGGGAGCTGGAGAGCATACTCAAAATGATGCCCGACGCCGACGCCATACTTTCTGAGACGACTTCCATTTATTCAGGCACGTCACTTCCGTCATCTTCAACTTTTATGAGCCGGGACCCGCATATTTCATCAAGCGTCTCGGGAAGTGATCTGATAAGCGGGGTTGTACCAACCGTTACACCTCGATAG
- the LOC115750535 gene encoding probable LRR receptor-like serine/threonine-protein kinase At1g06840 isoform X1: protein MLKLRIPISALVLSCCYFVYLVEAEVTAPSEVNALIAVKSSLIDPMKHLANWKKGDPCTSNWTGVICFDTFGTDGYMHVCKIQLLNMNLSGSLAPAVGQLSQLLILDFMWNELTGSIPKEIGSIASLRLLLLNGNKLSGSLPDELGHLSNLNRLQVDLNQLSGPIPKSFAGLSSMRHLHLNNNTISGHIPAELSSISTLLHLLLDNNNLSGYLPQEFSLLPDLRILQLDNNNFEGTEIPASYGNFSRLVKLSLRNCSLEGLILDLSQIPNLSFLDLSHNRLSGPIPSNKLSDNITTIDLSNNLLNGSIPASFSDLPSLQRLSLENNSLTGSVPANIWQNMTFTPSEMLIIDLQENSFSDVVGDLNPPENVSLRLGGNPVCSKRNITNISQFCANEGGDDGTRGNSVNSTNCLTQACPTDNFFEYVPASPVQCFCASPLRIGYRLKSPSFSYFPPYEDSFEVYVTSYLNMELYQLHIDSYAWEVGPRMRMYLKLFPVVNGPTTFNASEVQRIRGIFTSWKFPGDDLFGPYELLNFTLLGPYSTMILPNQKTNISKGILVAIVLSSIACVVAISAMITLFIARKTRYQPSLSRKNLSSKVSMKLEGVKAFTFREMAVATDNFNRSTQVGQGGYGKVYKGNLYDNTVVAIKRAEEGSLQGQKEFLTEIKLLSRLHHRNLVSLVGYCDEEGEQMLVYEFMPNGTLRDWISGKAKDYLNFSMRLRVALGSAKGILYLHTEANPPVFHRDIKASNILLDSKLTAKVADFGLSRLAPVLDDEGTVPHHVSTIVKGTPGYLDPEYFLTHKLTDKSDVYSLGVVFLELLTGMQPISHGKNIVREVNMAHQAGMMFSIIDSRMGSYPSECVERFVALALMCCHDKPEKRPSMLDVVRELESILKMMPDADAILSETTSIYSGTSLPSSSTFMSRDPHISSSVSGSDLISGVVPTVTPR, encoded by the exons ATGCTGAAGCTGAGAATTCCCATATCTGCTCTCGTCCTTTCATGCTGCTACTTTGTGTACCTAGTCGAAGCGGAGGTCACCGCTCCGTCAGAAG TCAATGCACTAATTGCCGTGAAGAGCAGTCTAATTGACCCTATGAAACACCTTGCAAATTGGAAGAAGGGGGATCCATGCACATCTAACTGGACGGGAGTTATATGCTTTGATACCTTTGGAACTGATGGTTATATGCATGTGTGCAAGAT CCAACTGCTGAACATGAATCTTTCTGGAAGTTTAGCTCCTGCTGTTGGGCAGTTATCTCAACTTCTAATTTT AGACTTCATGTGGAATGAGTTAACCGGCAGCATACCAAAGGAGATAGGAAGTATTGCGTCCCTGAGACTCTT GCTTTTGAACGGAAACAAGCTATCTGGATCTTTACCTGATGAGCTTGGCCATCTCTCAAACTTGAATAGACTTCAAGTGGACCTGAATCAATTATCAGGTCCAATACCAAAATCATTTGCTGGCTTGAGTAGTATGAGACACCT CCATTTGAATAATAACACGATAAGTGGTCACATTCCAGCTGAGCTTTCCAGCATATCCACGCTTCTTCACTT GCTTTTGGACAATAACAACTTATCTGGATATCTTCCACAAGAGTTCTCACTCTTGCCAGACTTGCGCATACT TCAACTTGACAATAACAACTTCGAGGGCACTGAAATACCAGCTTCTTATGGGAATTTCTCCAGATTAGTAAAATT GAGTCTTCGAAATTGCAGTTTGGAGGGATTGATTCTTGATCTTAGCCAGATACCAAATCTTAGCTTTTT AGATCTTAGCCATAATCGGCTTAGTGGGCCTATACCATCAAACAAGCTCTCTGATAACATAACAACCAT CGATCTATCAAATAACCTTCTTAATGGATCTATTCCAGCAAGTTTTTCCGATCTTCCCTCTCTACAAAGACT GTCACTGGAGAATAACAGCTTGACAGGTTCTGTCCCTGCAAACATTTGGCAGAATATGACCTTCACTCCAAGCGAGATGCTTATAAT TGATCTTCAAGAGAATTCATTCTCAGATGTGGTAGGAGATCTTAATCCTCCAGAGAATGTCTCTCTAag GCTTGGAGGCAATCCTGTCTGCAGTAAACGGAATATAACGAATATTAGCCAATTTTGTGCGAATGAGGGTGGTGACGATGGGACACGTGGCAACTCAGTGAATTCAACAAATTGTCTTACTCAAGCATGCCCTACAGATAATTTCTTTGAATATGTTCCAGCATCGCCTGTGCAATGCTTCTGCGCATCGCCCCTGAGAATCGGATACCGACTGAAGAGTCCCAGCTTCTCTTATTTCCCTCCTTATGAGGATTCATTTGAAGTGTACGTAACCAGTTATCTTAACATGGAACTATACCAATTGCATATTGATTCGTATGCCTGGGAAGTAGGACCACGGATGAGGATGTATTTGAAGCTTTTCCCAGTTGTTAATGGTCCGACTACATTTAATGCAAGCGAGGTTCAGCGAATAAGAGGCATCTTCACATCGTGGAAATTTCCTGGAGATGACTTATTTGGACCATATGAACTTCTCAACTTTACTCTTCTGGGACCTTATTCAACTA TGATTCTTCCAAATCAGAAGACAAATATCAGTAAAGGAATATTGGTGGCCATAGTATTATCATCTATTGCCTGTGTTGTTGCAATCTCTGCCATGATTACTCTTTTCATTGCAAGGAAGACCAGATATCAGCCTTCGCTGTCAAGGAAGAATCTAT CCTCAAAGGTATCTATGAAGCTTGAAGGTGTGAAAGCCTTCACTTTTAGAGAAATGGCAGTCGCAACTGACAACTTCAATAGATCGACTCAAGTTGGGCAAGGAGGTTATGGAAAAGTTTATAAAGGAAATTTATATGACAACACAGTCGTAGCCATAAAGCGTGCAGAAGAAGGATCGTTACAGGGACAAAAAGAATTTTTGACAGAGATAAAACTGTTGTCAAGGTTACATCATCGGAACCTAGTGTCGTTGGTGGGATATTGTGATGAAGAAGGGGAACAG ATGTTAGTATACGAGTTTATGCCCAACGGTACTCTGCGGGATTGGATTTCTG GGAAAGCTAAGGATTACCTTAACTTCAGTATGAGGCTGCGTGTCGCGTTGGGGTCTGCTAAGGGCATTCTTTACCTCCATACAGAAGCAAACCCTCCGGTATTTCACCGAGACATTAAGGCCAGTAACATTCTCTTGGACTCCAAGCTTACTGCCAAAGTTGCTGACTTTGGACTATCACGGCTCGCCCCTGTCCTAGATGATGAGGGGACCGTGCCCCATCATGTGTCTACAATTGTTAAAGGGACTCCT GGATACCTCGACCCAGAATATTTCCTGACGCACAAGTTGACTGATAAAAGTGATGTCTATAGTCTTGGGGTCGTATTTCTGGAGCTATTGACAGGAATGCAACCGATATCGCATGGAAAGAATATTGTCAGAGAG GTGAACATGGCGCATCAAGCAGGCATGATGTTCTCTATTATAGACAGCAGAATGGGTTCTTACCCTTCGGAATGTGTCGAGAGGTTCGTCGCTCTGGCCCTCATGTGTTGCCACGACAAACCAGAGAAGCGGCCATCCATGTTGGACGTGGTGAGGGAGCTGGAGAGCATACTCAAAATGATGCCCGACGCCGACGCCATACTTTCTGAGACGACTTCCATTTATTCAGGCACGTCACTTCCGTCATCTTCAACTTTTATGAGCCGGGACCCGCATATTTCATCAAGCGTCTCGGGAAGTGATCTGATAAGCGGGGTTGTACCAACCGTTACACCTCGATAG
- the LOC125316745 gene encoding uncharacterized protein LOC125316745, with the protein MSTTSSGTARTCHYYDKPGHIQKFCYKLHGRPVPGQQQRFANTASGIDSFSQSSEGKVVVMSEEEFARYNQSHISQPTSSTATSSQTGNANVCLSAASRPWIIDSGASDHMSGFSGSRYEEDDW; encoded by the exons ATGTCTACTACTAGCTCGGGGACTGCACGGACTTGTCATTACTATGACAAACCCGGCCATATTCAGAAATTTTGCTACAAGCTACATGGGAGACCGGTACCAGGGCAGCAACAACGGTTTGCAAATACTGCATCCGGTATTGATTCTTTCTCACAATCTTCCGAAGGCAAGGTAGTTGTTATGTCTGAAGAAGAGTTTGCTCGGTACAATCAATCTCATATTTCACAGCCTACTTCTTCCACTGCTACTTCAAGTCAGACAGGTAATGCCAATGTGTGTCTTTCAGCTGCTTCTCGTCCTTGGATCATTGATTCGGGGGCTTCTGATCATATGTCGGGTTTTTCAG GATCTAGATACGAAGAGGACGATTGGTAG